The proteins below are encoded in one region of Penicillium psychrofluorescens genome assembly, chromosome: 4:
- a CDS encoding uncharacterized protein (ID:PFLUO_007085-T1.cds;~source:funannotate), whose translation MQPPRNIIIVGAGIGGIACALALSRELTPFVPDLKITVFERHNILSTSGGAINLTPVAQRHLAQLGVLEELDRMGPEGGADVAAIELFSMRSGHSIGSIDFTDQRGNGFGGYKGRRVMRIVLSMAMMAVVERSSNVEIVFGKKVTGGEEINDKAVVHFHDGSEAIGDLVIGCDGVHSAVRTRWLDPNRPSEYTGFSFVQATMDSGSISSRAHFRSSALNISRHGSVLTSYCDRDREQVFASAIVQLSEEALQTYRLEPGQDWATQNRMKRALRGELNHRFGKCAIPYVREIVDSEAEWMLYPVYHVCPGGRWYNNRVVLLGDAAHAMPPRDESAAYALDDAILFARILARYRTEPLEGVFDAYERLRRSTINHAFKESSRMWDRNRDMGVLESRLKEWTLPFYLRSHRDEREAAWDFDAMKIAIPMLDSSEDLVTLHSFLKESAH comes from the exons ATGCAGCCGCCGCGCaatatcatcattgtcgGTGCCGGCATTGGAGGAATCGCTTGTGCGCTCGCCCTCTCCCGCGAACTCACTCCATTTGTACCTGATCTGAAAATCACCGTCTTTGAGCGTCATAACATCCTGTCTACATCGGGAGGTGCCATAAACTTGACTCCGGTCGCGCAGCGGCATCTGGCGCAGTTGGGAGTGCTGGAAGAGTTGGATCGGATGGGGCCCGAAGGTGGAGCCGATGTGGCCGCGATTGAACTATTCTCTATGCGTTCCGGCCACTCAATTGGTTCGATTGACTTCACTGACCAACGCGGAAACGGATTTGGGGGATACAAGGGCCGCCGGGTGATGCGTATCGTCCtctccatggcgatgatggctgTGGTTGAGCGCAGCAGCAATGTGGAAATTGTCTTCGGCAAAAAGGTAACgggcggcgaggagatcaaTGACAAGGCCGTGGTTCATTTTCATGACGGCTCGGAGGCCATTGGAGACTTGGTCATCGGCTGCGACGGTGTCCACTCTGCGGTGCGCACTCGCTGGCTGGACCCAAACCGGCCCTCTGAATATACAGGGTTCTCATTTGTGCAGGCCACTATGGACTCCGGCAGTATTTCCTCGCGCGCCCATTTTCGCTCCTCAGCACTGAATATCTCCCGTCATGGTTCCGTTCTTACGAGCTATTGTGACCGGGACCGGGAGCAAGTCTTCGCCTCTGCCATCGTACAATTGAGTGAGGAAGCACTACAAACCTATCGGCTTGAACCGGGACAAGACTGGGCGACCCAGAACAGAATGAAACGTGCTCTACGTGGCGAGTTGAATCATCGTTTTGGGAAATGTGCCATACCTTATGTTCGGGAGATTGTCGACAGTGAAGCCGAATGGATGCTGTACCCAGTGTATCATGTCTGCCCCGGTGGACGATGGTACAATAACCGTGTGGTACTCCTTGGGGATGCCGCCCATGCA ATGCCGCCACGGGATGAATCGGCAGCCTATGCATTGGACGACGCCATCCTCTTCGCTCGGATTCTCGCTCGCTACCGCACGGAGCCATTGGAGGGGGTCTTTGATGCTTATGAGCGTCTCCGCCGCAGTACAATCAACCACGCATTCAAGGAGTCCAGTCGGATGTGGGACCGGAATCGGGATATGGGCGTGCTCGAAAGTCGGCTCAAGGAGTGGACGTTGCCGTTCTATCTCCGCAGCCATCGCGATGAACGCGAGGCGGCCTGGGACTTTGATGCCATGAAAATTGCCATCCCAATGCTGG